One segment of Cryptococcus neoformans var. grubii H99 chromosome 2, complete sequence DNA contains the following:
- a CDS encoding peptidyl-prolyl cis-trans isomerase has protein sequence MSFARRFVSTASAMSQVYFDIAINNAPAGRITFKLFDDVVPKTARNFRELCTGQNGFGYAGSGFHRVIPQFMLQGGDFTNHNGTGGKSIYGNKFADENFKLRHDRPFLLSMANAGPNTNGSQFFITTVVTSWLDGKHVVFGEVSSGQDLVKKIESYGSDSGKPKAKVTITGSGTV, from the exons ATGTCCTTCGCTCGTCGCTTCGTTTCCACCGCCAGCGCCATGTC CCAGGTTTACTTTGACATTGCCATTAACA ACGCCCCCGCCGGCCGAATCAccttcaagctctttgATGATGTCGTTCCTAAGACTGCCCGGAACTTCCGAGAGCTCTGTACCGGCCAGAACGGCTTCGGTTACGCCGGCTCCGGTTTCCACCGAGTGATCCCCCAGTTCATGCTCCAGGGTGGTGAC TTCACCAACCACAACGGCACTGGCGGCAAGTCCATCTACGGCAACAAGTTCGCCGACGAGAACTTCAAGCTCCGTCACGACCgacctttcctcctctccatgGCCAACGCCGGTCCCAACACCAACGGCTCTCagttcttcatcaccactGTCGTTACCTCTTGGCTCGACGGCAAGCACGTCGTCTTCGGTGAGGTTAGCTCTGGTCAGGACCTCGTCAAGAAGATCGAGTCTTACGGCTCCGACTCTGGCA AGCCCAAGGCCAAGGTCACTATCACTGGCTCCGGTACTGTCTAA
- a CDS encoding peptidyl-prolyl cis-trans isomerase, variant, translated as MSQVYFDIAINNAPAGRITFKLFDDVVPKTARNFRELCTGQNGFGYAGSGFHRVIPQFMLQGGDFTNHNGTGGKSIYGNKFADENFKLRHDRPFLLSMANAGPNTNGSQFFITTVVTSWLDGKHVVFGEVSSGQDLVKKIESYGSDSGKPKAKVTITGSGTV; from the exons ATGTC CCAGGTTTACTTTGACATTGCCATTAACA ACGCCCCCGCCGGCCGAATCAccttcaagctctttgATGATGTCGTTCCTAAGACTGCCCGGAACTTCCGAGAGCTCTGTACCGGCCAGAACGGCTTCGGTTACGCCGGCTCCGGTTTCCACCGAGTGATCCCCCAGTTCATGCTCCAGGGTGGTGAC TTCACCAACCACAACGGCACTGGCGGCAAGTCCATCTACGGCAACAAGTTCGCCGACGAGAACTTCAAGCTCCGTCACGACCgacctttcctcctctccatgGCCAACGCCGGTCCCAACACCAACGGCTCTCagttcttcatcaccactGTCGTTACCTCTTGGCTCGACGGCAAGCACGTCGTCTTCGGTGAGGTTAGCTCTGGTCAGGACCTCGTCAAGAAGATCGAGTCTTACGGCTCCGACTCTGGCA AGCCCAAGGCCAAGGTCACTATCACTGGCTCCGGTACTGTCTAA